The following proteins are encoded in a genomic region of bacterium:
- a CDS encoding cytochrome C: MVVADVAVLADEFTQEDLDRWQDEYMSVVNEGRALWVSGELGTNGVACAQCHPNAANTHPETYPKFQQQLGRVIALRDMINWCLQNPLEGSPLDLDSDEMVAMEAYVAYERRGVEMAPGRH; encoded by the coding sequence ATGGTCGTGGCCGACGTCGCGGTGCTGGCCGACGAGTTCACCCAGGAAGACCTGGATCGCTGGCAGGACGAATACATGAGCGTCGTGAACGAGGGCCGCGCGCTGTGGGTGAGCGGCGAGCTGGGCACCAACGGCGTCGCCTGCGCCCAGTGCCACCCGAACGCGGCCAACACGCACCCAGAGACCTACCCCAAGTTCCAGCAGCAGCTCGGCCGGGTGATCGCCCTGCGCGACATGATCAACTGGTGCCTCCAGAACCCCCTGGAGGGCTCGCCGCTGGATCTCGACAGCGACGAGATGGTCGCCATGGAGGCCTACGTCGCCTACGAGCGGCGGGGAGTGGAGATGGCGCCGGGCAGGCATTAG
- a CDS encoding metallophosphoesterase encodes MSDFRINRREFLKGAGTLAAASCLPLSMVELAFADSRKNFTFAYISDAHIQQVIGTEFVRNWDRGLIRAVAEANLLVPRPDFVVFGGDLAQLGKKAELDHGAEMLSKLDYKTYCVMGEHDYYLDLGAYWSKLYGPQYYSWEHKGVHFVTLNSVLTYDEWTHERWPSAEQRMLEMAGLDNPNGSPFMVGQKQRDWLRADLKKVKKDTPIVVFSHSPIQKIYKGWNFWTEDAEDVQALLKPFADVTVVYGHVHQVQYNQIGNISFHAVMATAWPWPYPQSYAQVESHLPKLTVPMNRADPFFERDATGWQMIDVKSGRVALKYNLSNNTKRTVAYNPKTGRPEDSAFQDPARRIQPQIHY; translated from the coding sequence ATGTCCGATTTCCGCATAAACCGACGCGAATTCCTCAAGGGTGCCGGCACGCTCGCGGCGGCCAGTTGCCTGCCCCTGAGCATGGTGGAGCTGGCCTTCGCCGACAGCCGCAAGAACTTCACCTTCGCGTACATCTCGGACGCCCACATCCAGCAGGTCATCGGCACGGAGTTCGTGCGCAACTGGGACCGCGGCCTGATCCGCGCCGTGGCCGAGGCCAACCTGCTCGTGCCCCGTCCCGACTTCGTGGTGTTCGGCGGCGACCTGGCGCAGCTCGGCAAGAAGGCGGAGCTCGACCACGGGGCCGAGATGCTGTCGAAACTCGACTACAAGACCTACTGCGTGATGGGCGAGCACGACTACTACCTCGACCTGGGCGCGTACTGGTCGAAGCTCTACGGCCCGCAGTACTACAGCTGGGAACACAAGGGCGTGCACTTCGTCACGCTCAACAGCGTCCTGACCTACGACGAGTGGACGCACGAGCGCTGGCCGTCCGCCGAGCAGCGCATGCTCGAGATGGCCGGGCTCGACAATCCCAACGGCTCGCCGTTCATGGTGGGCCAGAAGCAGCGCGACTGGCTCCGGGCGGACCTGAAGAAGGTCAAGAAGGACACGCCGATCGTCGTCTTCTCGCACTCTCCCATCCAGAAGATCTACAAGGGGTGGAATTTCTGGACCGAGGATGCGGAGGACGTGCAGGCGCTGCTCAAGCCCTTCGCCGACGTCACCGTGGTCTACGGCCACGTGCACCAGGTGCAGTACAACCAGATCGGCAACATCAGCTTCCACGCGGTGATGGCCACGGCCTGGCCCTGGCCCTACCCGCAGAGCTACGCCCAGGTGGAGAGCCACCTGCCCAAGCTCACGGTGCCGATGAACCGGGCCGATCCGTTCTTCGAGCGCGACGCCACCGGCTGGCAGATGATCGACGTCAAGAGCGGGCGCGTGGCGCTGAAATACAACCTCAGCAACAACACGAAACGCACCGTGGCATACAACCCGAAGACGGGGAGACCCGAGGACAGCGCGTTCCAGGACCCGGCCAGGCGGATCCAGCCGCAAATCCATTACTAG
- a CDS encoding cytochrome-c peroxidase, translated as MKRYLFGVLLVVGLIGGVGAFVTRASAAEPPLGLPAPPRSDQFAQTAGMIALGDSLFNDKRFSSTGEISCATCHAAEKAFTDSPLRVSEGIDKLTGTRNSPTVVNAVYFKTMFWDGRSPSLEDQALHPFINPVEMGLADHQPILDIVRSDPGYAKAFAAVFGKSGEAITMDEVTGAIAAFERVQVAGDSPFDRWNYGGEADALTRAQKAGFEVFVNEGRCVSCHRIEQTQALFTDNRFHNIGVGINDIQDDVPRLAQEFLQAEATLSEVDVKVLSDAKTSEIGRFAVTRTFDDLGSFKTPTLRNVAVTAPYMHDGSLATLRDVVVHYNNGGVTTDGDRVNDFLSGGIRPLDLSDSQIDNLVAFMEALTSPRFADLADNAGAANK; from the coding sequence ATGAAGAGATACCTATTCGGGGTGCTCCTGGTCGTGGGGCTGATCGGGGGTGTGGGGGCATTCGTGACCCGGGCGTCGGCCGCAGAGCCGCCGCTGGGCCTGCCGGCCCCGCCCCGGTCGGATCAGTTCGCGCAGACCGCCGGGATGATCGCTCTCGGCGACTCGCTCTTCAACGACAAGAGGTTCAGCTCAACGGGCGAGATCAGCTGCGCGACGTGCCACGCCGCCGAGAAGGCCTTCACCGACAGCCCGCTGAGGGTCTCGGAGGGCATCGACAAGCTCACCGGCACGCGCAACTCGCCCACGGTCGTGAACGCCGTCTACTTCAAGACGATGTTCTGGGACGGCCGGTCGCCGAGCCTGGAGGACCAGGCCCTGCACCCGTTCATCAACCCGGTGGAGATGGGACTCGCGGACCACCAGCCGATCCTCGATATCGTGCGCTCCGACCCCGGGTACGCGAAGGCCTTCGCGGCCGTCTTCGGCAAGAGCGGCGAGGCGATCACCATGGACGAGGTGACCGGCGCCATCGCCGCTTTTGAACGCGTGCAGGTCGCGGGCGATTCGCCCTTCGACCGCTGGAACTACGGCGGCGAGGCGGACGCGCTCACCAGGGCCCAGAAGGCCGGCTTCGAGGTCTTCGTCAACGAGGGACGCTGCGTCTCCTGCCACCGGATCGAGCAGACGCAGGCGCTGTTCACCGACAACCGCTTCCACAACATCGGCGTGGGCATCAACGACATCCAGGACGACGTGCCGCGACTCGCACAGGAGTTCCTCCAGGCCGAGGCCACGCTGAGCGAGGTGGACGTCAAGGTCCTGTCCGACGCGAAGACCTCGGAGATCGGCCGCTTCGCCGTCACGCGGACCTTCGACGATCTCGGCTCCTTCAAGACGCCGACGCTGCGCAACGTGGCCGTGACGGCGCCCTACATGCACGACGGCAGCCTGGCGACCCTGCGCGACGTGGTCGTGCACTACAACAACGGCGGCGTGACGACCGATGGCGACCGCGTGAACGACTTCCTGAGCGGAGGCATCCGTCCGCTCGACCTGTCCGACAGCCAGATCGACAATCTCGTGGCGTTCATGGAGGCCCTGACCAGCCCCCGGTTCGCCGACCTGGCCGATAACGCCGGCGCCGCCAACAAGTAG